The following are from one region of the Leptospira perdikensis genome:
- a CDS encoding YciI family protein: protein MEDYLILMRLDILTKEAQPSPEQLQVYMKQYQEWVNGIVAKKKFKGGTALSTEGKVIQSNHIITDGPFVETKESLAGFIIIQAESFEDAVSIAKDCPILMGEGNSVEVRKIMNIHKEE from the coding sequence ATGGAAGATTATTTGATTTTAATGCGACTCGATATCCTTACAAAAGAAGCCCAACCTTCACCTGAACAATTGCAAGTTTATATGAAACAATACCAAGAATGGGTAAACGGGATTGTTGCTAAAAAGAAGTTCAAAGGCGGAACGGCTTTGTCTACAGAAGGAAAGGTGATCCAATCAAATCATATCATCACTGATGGCCCTTTTGTAGAAACAAAAGAATCCCTTGCCGGTTTTATCATCATTCAGGCGGAGAGTTTTGAAGATGCTGTGAGTATTGCCAAAGATTGTCCGATTCTAATGGGAGAGGGAAATAGTGTTGAGGTAAGAAAAATTATGAACATACATAAAGAAGAATAA